One Paracidovorax avenae ATCC 19860 genomic region harbors:
- a CDS encoding H-NS histone family protein: MTDMNTSYKELLKQREQLEQQINEARRRELSDAIAQVRSLVSEYGLKAEDVFPSGRARSASAGTKVAPKYRNPATGQTWTGRGKAPKWIQNENREQFAI, from the coding sequence ATGACCGACATGAACACCAGCTACAAGGAACTGCTGAAGCAGCGCGAACAACTCGAGCAGCAAATCAACGAGGCACGCCGCCGCGAGTTGTCGGATGCGATCGCCCAGGTGCGTTCGCTCGTGTCCGAGTATGGCCTCAAGGCGGAAGACGTATTCCCGTCCGGCCGTGCCCGCAGCGCCAGCGCCGGTACGAAGGTGGCTCCGAAATACCGCAATCCCGCCACTGGCCAGACCTGGACGGGCCGCGGCAAGGCGCCCAAGTGGATTCAGAACGAAAATCGCGAACAGTTCGCCATTTGA